ACAACCTGAGCAGTTACAAGCAGGCGCCATTCGCTCGATCTGCGTGACCATGCCCTATTTACCCCAAAACTCTTCGAAAACAATAGAAGAGCAGTTTTCTGCAGAGTTAGCTCGTCTAGAACAGTCCCAGGAAGCAGTGATTTCTCTCTATGCCCGGGGCCGTGATTACCACAAGATCTTAAGAGCGAAGCTACAAATCTTAGTCACTGAACTCGAGGAAAAGATCGCGCACTTGCAATCGAATGAGGGTGGATTGCAATACCGCGTGTTTACCGATTCTGCTCCGATCATGGAAGTAGAGCTAGCCAGAAAAGCAGGTCTTGGTTGGCGAGGTAAACATACTTTGCTGCTACACCGCGAGTTTGGCTCCTTCTTTTTCTTGGGGGAGATTCTGATTAATCTACCCCTGGCAGTGGATGAGCCCGTGGAGCCCCATTGCGGCTCTTGTCAGGCTTGTATCGATATTTGCCCCACTCAGGCTATTACCGCCCCATACGCATTGGATGCAAGGCGCTGTATTTCCTATCTGACGATTGAACATCCTGGATCGATACCGGTGGAGTTTCGAAGAGCAATTGGCAATCGTGTGTATGGATGCGATGATTGCCAATTGGTCTGTCCATGGAATAAATATGCCCAGCATACGAGCGTGCCGGATTTTGCGGAGCGCCATCAGCTAGGCAGCTCTACTCTTTTAGAGCTGTGGTCATGGAGTGAAATGCACTTTAATCAGCGCCATGAGGGTAGTGCGATTCGGCGTATTGGCTACTCACGCTGGCGTCGCAATCTAGCGATTGCTCTGGGAAATACGCTTGCCTCTGATCTGGATATACAGAGTAAAGAAGATATTACGAATCAGTTGCGGGATGGATTGCAAAACGCAGACCTGCTAGTTACAGAACATATCACTTGGGCTTTGGAGCAGTCTCAGC
This genomic interval from Polynucleobacter sp. UK-FUSCHL-C3 contains the following:
- the queG gene encoding tRNA epoxyqueuosine(34) reductase QueG; amino-acid sequence: MHSQAFSSELHNQLEGIRSWLDIRAYELGFGQLRISDTDVSEAVPKLASWLAEGRHGEMGYMERHASLRAQPEQLQAGAIRSICVTMPYLPQNSSKTIEEQFSAELARLEQSQEAVISLYARGRDYHKILRAKLQILVTELEEKIAHLQSNEGGLQYRVFTDSAPIMEVELARKAGLGWRGKHTLLLHREFGSFFFLGEILINLPLAVDEPVEPHCGSCQACIDICPTQAITAPYALDARRCISYLTIEHPGSIPVEFRRAIGNRVYGCDDCQLVCPWNKYAQHTSVPDFAERHQLGSSTLLELWSWSEMHFNQRHEGSAIRRIGYSRWRRNLAIALGNTLASDLDIQSKEDITNQLRDGLQNADLLVTEHITWALEQSQR